One genomic window of Blastopirellula retiformator includes the following:
- a CDS encoding APC family permease: MNDASPDSPASPSPARLTREVGLVGAILLGLGSIIGTGIFVSIGIAAGAAGPAVLLAIPLAAMLAICNGLSSAQLAAAHPVSGGTYEYGYRWLHPSLGFLAGWMFVAAKSASAATAALGFSGYLLNLFQIDAPAWRLPISLVMVLLVTGAILTGIRRSNFANAVLVTISLVALALLIFFGLSSFSSERITPFFSPVSTNLTPPLGFAQAVALMFVAYTGYGRIATLGEEVVNPRRTIPIAIIATLGIAMAFYWLIGFVAVGVLGADELSAATLQQGAPLELVAIRIGSPLLSNVIAVGATTAMAGVLLNLVLGLSRVVLAMGRRRDLPAIFGELNAANTTPTAAVLLVALIVMGLTLIGDVKTTWSFSAFTVLIYYALTNLAAIRLTPAERLYPTTVSWLGLAICLLLPFWVDAAVWQAGLALIAVGMIWYAAANWLRKQ; this comes from the coding sequence ATGAACGACGCCTCGCCTGACTCCCCCGCTTCGCCATCGCCGGCACGTCTGACGCGCGAAGTTGGTTTGGTCGGCGCTATCCTGCTTGGCCTCGGCTCGATTATCGGAACGGGGATCTTCGTCAGTATCGGCATCGCGGCAGGCGCTGCTGGCCCTGCAGTATTGTTAGCGATTCCGCTGGCCGCCATGCTGGCGATCTGCAACGGCTTGAGTAGCGCCCAGTTGGCTGCCGCTCATCCGGTGAGCGGCGGGACCTACGAATATGGATACCGCTGGTTGCACCCGAGCTTGGGCTTTCTAGCAGGCTGGATGTTTGTCGCGGCCAAGTCCGCCTCGGCGGCGACCGCGGCGCTCGGCTTCTCCGGCTACTTGCTGAACCTCTTCCAAATTGACGCCCCTGCGTGGCGACTCCCGATTAGCTTGGTGATGGTGTTGCTGGTAACGGGAGCGATTCTGACCGGAATTCGCCGCAGCAATTTCGCCAATGCGGTGTTGGTGACGATCTCGTTGGTCGCGCTGGCGCTGTTGATATTTTTCGGCCTGTCCAGTTTTTCGAGCGAGCGGATTACGCCCTTCTTCTCCCCCGTGTCGACGAACCTGACGCCGCCGCTCGGCTTCGCTCAGGCGGTCGCGCTAATGTTCGTCGCCTACACCGGTTACGGTCGCATCGCAACGCTCGGCGAAGAAGTGGTGAACCCCCGGCGAACAATTCCGATTGCGATCATCGCAACGCTGGGAATCGCGATGGCGTTTTACTGGCTAATTGGCTTTGTGGCCGTCGGCGTCTTGGGGGCGGACGAACTATCCGCCGCCACACTGCAGCAAGGCGCCCCACTGGAACTTGTCGCGATTCGAATCGGTTCTCCGCTCCTGTCTAACGTGATCGCGGTTGGCGCCACAACCGCCATGGCCGGCGTTCTGTTGAACCTGGTGCTGGGACTTTCGCGGGTGGTGCTGGCGATGGGACGCCGCCGCGATCTGCCGGCGATTTTTGGAGAATTGAATGCGGCTAATACCACGCCGACGGCCGCCGTTTTGCTGGTCGCGTTGATCGTGATGGGCCTGACGCTGATCGGCGACGTGAAGACGACTTGGTCGTTCAGCGCGTTTACGGTGCTGATCTATTACGCGCTGACGAACCTGGCGGCGATTCGCCTGACGCCGGCGGAAAGGCTTTACCCGACGACGGTTTCCTGGCTTGGCCTGGCGATCTGTTTGCTGCTGCCGTTTTGGGTCGACGCCGCCGTTTGGCAGGCCGGCCTGGCGCTGATTGCGGTCGGCATGATCTGGTACGCCGCGGCGAACTGGCTGCGCAAACAATAA
- a CDS encoding malate dehydrogenase, translated as MKVSLIGLGKVGSAVAHAIVLKGLADELVLVSRRTEIAKSEADDLNHAAGLEDHSVDVRAGGDEAAAGSDVILYCDASPSTNIDVDRYSAARGNLQRFSERMPLLAAASPNAICVMVTNPVDVMSWFALQVSGFPPERVFGVGTLLDTARLRRLLSERLSVHASDVRAYVIGEHGQDQVASFSSASLGGELMKPDEDLMSLARQAADSAGQIYRTRGYTNYGIAGATMMILDAIRNNRRRTAPVSLRINDYYGVKDVCLSLPAVIGRRGIERVLRPELNDAEQATFHRGADRIRAAIDALAPSLTAAS; from the coding sequence ATGAAGGTTTCGTTGATTGGGCTGGGCAAAGTTGGCTCGGCTGTCGCCCATGCGATCGTACTAAAAGGCTTGGCGGACGAATTGGTGCTGGTCTCGCGCCGTACCGAAATCGCGAAATCGGAAGCCGACGATCTGAATCATGCGGCGGGGCTGGAAGACCACTCGGTCGACGTGCGAGCAGGAGGTGACGAAGCTGCCGCCGGATCGGACGTGATTCTCTATTGCGATGCGTCTCCCAGTACCAACATCGATGTTGATCGCTACAGCGCCGCCCGCGGCAATCTGCAGCGGTTTAGCGAACGGATGCCGCTTTTGGCCGCCGCCAGTCCCAACGCGATTTGCGTGATGGTGACCAATCCGGTCGATGTGATGTCGTGGTTCGCCCTGCAGGTCTCCGGCTTCCCGCCAGAGCGGGTGTTTGGCGTCGGCACGTTGCTCGATACCGCTCGATTACGGCGGCTGTTGTCAGAGCGGCTTAGCGTCCACGCCAGCGACGTACGAGCCTACGTGATCGGCGAGCATGGCCAAGATCAAGTCGCCTCGTTCAGCAGCGCCTCGCTAGGGGGCGAACTGATGAAGCCGGATGAAGATCTAATGTCGCTCGCTCGCCAGGCGGCCGATTCGGCTGGTCAGATCTATCGCACTCGCGGCTATACCAACTATGGCATCGCTGGGGCGACGATGATGATTCTGGATGCAATTCGCAACAACCGACGCCGGACCGCCCCGGTCAGCCTACGAATCAATGACTACTACGGCGTGAAGGACGTGTGCCTGTCGTTGCCGGCGGTGATTGGCCGACGAGGTATCGAGCGAGTTCTGCGTCCCGAGTTGAACGACGCCGAGCAGGCGACCTTTCACCGGGGAGCGGATCGAATTCGAGCGGCGATTGACGCGTTGGCGCCATCTTTGACCGCCGCTTCTTAA
- a CDS encoding PAS domain-containing protein, with product MPVWDWDLDTNKVRWNEGIRRNFGYSKSQVGADAGWWKAGIHPDDRDRVIEGIHAAIDSGQER from the coding sequence TTGCCTGTCTGGGACTGGGATCTCGATACGAACAAGGTTCGCTGGAACGAAGGGATCCGCCGCAATTTCGGTTACTCCAAATCGCAAGTCGGGGCCGACGCCGGGTGGTGGAAAGCGGGCATCCATCCCGATGATCGGGATCGCGTGATCGAAGGGATCCACGCAGCGATCGACTCTGGGCAAGAGCGGTGA
- a CDS encoding HEAT repeat domain-containing protein, whose product MIKRLMFSMALPLAVASIVWADAADSIKALSDKGEAAVAAADALARQPEDADKAVPALIAAMGSDNVELRWHAARALAEYETAAAPALAALTKGLDDPDAEVRAYSAYAIGEIGEKALPAVPALIQKITDKEAIVRRAAMGAVRKLPTDPNETLPLIANILDDADPSVVVPALHTLAEAGKKSLPVLKKALTTERGAYWACLIAGEMGPEAASAAPNLAEVLKSHKDPDTRMQAAVALGQIGAGAKPAVGQLAAALEADDSMAVRYASAYALGVIKDPASETALESASNSDDEFMHMLGEWGVARLHPEDQEAVEHAVEDLVEGMKSKNANVRAAAARCLTELDAPREMVAPVLLKALTDTDPTVVVHFREAIVSLGAKATPRLAKALEIEGLRMHALAILRRLGPDAKAAVPALIETLKVDDPQVQSEAMMVLGGLGAAAAPATDDIAKFLDSPTAGLQQSALYALGSIGPTAKATIPQIAPLLDSDVEFTKVAAGWAIAHIDSTSPAAAKATPVLTAALTEGSDLVRLEAAKSLGMLGKQAASAKAALTKAANEDSSDAVRAAAAEALTKVQ is encoded by the coding sequence ATGATCAAACGACTGATGTTTTCCATGGCCCTGCCGCTGGCGGTCGCTTCGATCGTCTGGGCCGACGCGGCCGATTCGATCAAAGCGTTGTCTGACAAAGGGGAAGCGGCGGTCGCCGCGGCCGACGCCCTGGCTCGTCAACCGGAAGACGCCGACAAAGCGGTCCCTGCTCTGATCGCCGCGATGGGAAGCGACAACGTCGAACTGCGTTGGCACGCCGCTCGGGCCTTGGCCGAATACGAAACCGCAGCCGCTCCGGCATTGGCCGCGTTGACCAAGGGCCTGGATGATCCGGATGCTGAAGTGCGGGCCTACAGCGCCTACGCGATCGGCGAGATCGGCGAAAAAGCGCTGCCGGCCGTTCCGGCTTTGATCCAAAAGATCACCGACAAAGAAGCGATCGTCCGTCGCGCCGCGATGGGCGCCGTTCGCAAGCTGCCGACCGATCCGAACGAGACGTTGCCGCTGATCGCCAACATCCTGGATGACGCCGATCCGAGCGTCGTCGTGCCGGCATTGCACACCCTGGCCGAAGCAGGCAAGAAGTCGCTGCCGGTTTTGAAGAAGGCTTTGACCACCGAACGTGGCGCCTACTGGGCTTGCCTGATCGCGGGCGAAATGGGACCGGAAGCGGCAAGCGCCGCGCCGAATTTGGCTGAAGTCCTCAAGTCGCACAAAGACCCTGATACCCGCATGCAAGCGGCGGTCGCGCTCGGCCAGATTGGCGCCGGGGCCAAACCGGCCGTCGGTCAATTGGCCGCAGCGCTGGAAGCGGACGACTCGATGGCGGTCCGCTACGCTTCTGCCTACGCGTTGGGCGTGATCAAAGATCCGGCGTCCGAAACGGCCCTGGAATCGGCCTCCAACTCGGATGACGAGTTCATGCACATGCTGGGCGAGTGGGGCGTCGCTCGCCTGCACCCCGAAGACCAGGAAGCGGTCGAACACGCCGTCGAAGATCTTGTCGAAGGGATGAAGAGCAAGAACGCCAACGTTCGCGCCGCTGCGGCTCGCTGCCTGACCGAACTGGACGCTCCCCGTGAGATGGTAGCACCGGTCTTGCTGAAGGCGCTGACCGACACCGATCCGACGGTGGTCGTTCACTTCCGCGAAGCGATCGTTTCGCTTGGCGCCAAGGCGACGCCGCGACTGGCGAAGGCCTTGGAAATCGAAGGCTTGCGGATGCACGCTCTGGCGATCTTGCGTCGCCTGGGCCCAGACGCCAAAGCTGCCGTTCCCGCGCTGATCGAAACCTTGAAAGTTGACGATCCCCAGGTGCAAAGCGAAGCGATGATGGTCTTGGGCGGTCTGGGGGCTGCGGCCGCTCCGGCGACCGACGACATCGCCAAATTCCTCGACAGCCCAACGGCCGGCCTGCAGCAAAGCGCTCTGTACGCCTTGGGCAGTATTGGCCCGACCGCCAAAGCGACCATCCCGCAAATCGCGCCGCTGCTGGACAGCGACGTCGAGTTCACCAAGGTTGCCGCTGGCTGGGCCATCGCTCATATCGATTCGACCAGTCCCGCCGCCGCCAAAGCGACGCCGGTCCTGACGGCCGCGTTGACCGAAGGTTCCGACTTGGTCCGCTTGGAAGCGGCCAAGTCGCTGGGCATGCTTGGCAAACAGGCGGCCTCCGCCAAAGCGGCGTTGACCAAAGCGGCTAACGAAGATTCGTCCGACGCGGTTCGTGCCGCCGCGGCCGAAGCCCTGACCAAAGTGCAGTAA
- a CDS encoding very short patch repair endonuclease — MSRSTDNFDPESRSEIMRRVRSSDTRPERIVRSLAHRLGYRFRLGRRDLPGSPDLTFPGRGKVIFVHGCFWHQHNCAKGRRPLPKQNADYWRKKLSGNQQRDRRAQKSLRKLGWRVLIVWECETKRGNWPRLAQKLHKFLAD, encoded by the coding sequence ATGTCCCGCTCGACCGATAATTTTGATCCCGAAAGTCGCAGCGAAATCATGCGGCGGGTTCGGTCGAGCGACACTCGGCCAGAGCGGATCGTGCGAAGCTTGGCCCACCGTCTGGGATACCGCTTTCGGCTGGGAAGACGCGACTTGCCAGGGAGCCCCGATTTGACTTTCCCCGGTCGCGGGAAAGTAATTTTCGTACATGGCTGCTTCTGGCATCAGCACAACTGTGCCAAAGGTCGACGTCCGTTGCCGAAACAGAACGCGGATTATTGGCGTAAGAAGTTAAGCGGGAATCAACAGCGCGATCGCCGGGCCCAGAAATCGCTGCGAAAACTGGGCTGGCGGGTACTTATTGTGTGGGAATGCGAGACGAAAAGGGGAAACTGGCCTCGATTGGCCCAGAAGCTGCATAAGTTTCTGGCTGATTAG
- a CDS encoding DNA cytosine methyltransferase, whose translation MSAPAPRTFAEFFAGIGLVRLGLERSGWEVRFANDIDAGKRRQYEGHFGADDSFVLGDVHQLDVAEMPDVTLATASFPCTDLSLAGGRKGLGGAQSSAFWGFHNVLKRLGGRRPPLVLLENVPGLLNSHGGADFAAVLSALNDLGYRVDPIMLDAKWFTPQSRLRLFVVAKAVDDDATIESEDLTPSQLRPAPLVDFVQRHPEIIWSCADLPEPPTASDNQLGDVLEKLPKDDPSWWSQERAAYLLNQMSPRHRAEADAMIAKRRWSYGAVFRRVRRGANGEKRSMAEMRTDGLAGCLRTPKGGSGRQILFKAGYGQYAVRLLTPRECARLMGAGEFTISGSNNDALFGFGDAVCSSVLNWIGENYLNRLAGECCSPRQLELFCR comes from the coding sequence ATGTCCGCTCCAGCGCCGCGCACCTTCGCCGAATTCTTTGCCGGGATTGGACTAGTCCGTCTGGGCCTGGAACGATCTGGCTGGGAAGTTCGCTTCGCCAACGACATCGACGCCGGTAAACGCCGCCAGTATGAAGGGCACTTTGGGGCGGACGATTCGTTCGTTCTGGGAGACGTCCATCAGTTGGACGTGGCGGAGATGCCCGATGTGACTCTCGCTACGGCCTCGTTCCCCTGCACCGACCTATCGCTCGCAGGGGGCCGCAAAGGCTTGGGAGGCGCCCAGTCGTCCGCCTTCTGGGGATTCCACAACGTACTGAAACGGCTCGGCGGGCGTCGACCGCCGCTGGTGCTGCTAGAGAACGTTCCAGGGCTACTCAACTCGCATGGCGGCGCCGATTTCGCGGCGGTCCTGTCGGCGCTGAATGACTTGGGCTATCGGGTTGATCCGATCATGCTCGACGCCAAGTGGTTTACGCCGCAAAGTCGACTCCGCCTGTTTGTGGTCGCCAAAGCGGTCGATGACGACGCTACGATCGAGAGCGAGGACCTGACTCCGTCTCAGCTGCGCCCCGCTCCTTTGGTCGACTTCGTTCAGCGTCACCCCGAGATCATCTGGAGCTGCGCCGACCTGCCGGAGCCGCCAACCGCCAGCGACAATCAATTGGGCGACGTCCTCGAAAAACTGCCGAAGGACGACCCATCCTGGTGGTCGCAGGAGCGAGCCGCATACCTGCTGAACCAGATGAGCCCGCGGCATCGAGCCGAGGCCGATGCGATGATCGCCAAGCGCCGCTGGAGTTATGGAGCGGTCTTCCGCCGGGTCCGCCGAGGGGCGAACGGCGAGAAGCGCTCAATGGCCGAAATGCGGACCGATGGTCTGGCCGGTTGTCTACGCACGCCCAAAGGAGGCAGCGGACGACAGATCCTGTTCAAGGCGGGCTACGGCCAATATGCGGTCCGATTGCTGACGCCGCGAGAGTGCGCTCGGCTGATGGGGGCCGGCGAGTTCACGATCAGCGGCTCGAACAACGACGCCCTGTTTGGGTTCGGCGACGCCGTCTGCTCAAGCGTCCTGAACTGGATTGGGGAGAACTACCTCAACCGCCTGGCCGGCGAGTGTTGCTCGCCCCGCCAGCTGGAGCTTTTTTGCCGGTAG
- a CDS encoding Tex-like N-terminal domain-containing protein, producing MESTVSSDLNIVARELGLPVEQVQRTVELLDDGNTVPFITRYRKDETGGLDEEQIRKVQARTAALRQLEERKQTILKSIESQGKLTDKLADKIQKAPTTKLLEDLYLPFKPKKQSLATQARQRGLEPLANEVLEGKLAAADLETRAAAFVNAEQELADVSAVLQGVRYILAEEFAENAILRGRLRKFMWKTGSLVTLRIEQSAETSSSKSPASDDGDSGADDDVKSEDAASEPAAEAPPAEESPEPTAEESTAEESTAEAATPEETVATEPSAPAEETPAAETTTDESPASETAAPPTQSAATIDPKRRALQEQRRDKRRKQKDRERSKKEKAFKDYYDFREPISKIPHHRVLAINRGDRTRFIRVKIDCDWDRLNALAEETAIPADHPQVEFLKPCLRDGLQRLMLPSLEREIRRELTDHAEGHAVDVFACNLRKLLLQPPVHGRRVLAVDPGFRSGCKLVALDQFGTILEQGVIHLIGPEDRVARGRQRLIEMIRQNEVDIVAIGNGTACRETENLVASIISKDITDREVVYVIVNEAGASVYSTSELGREEFPDFDATVRGTISIGRRLLDPLSELVKINPSNIGVGLYQHDVKSKHLKETLDNVVESCVNYVGVDVNQASPALLSYVSGLNQLTARRLYEYRRENGPFKSREEFKKVAGFGDSAFVQAAGFLKIRDGENPLDATWIHPESYEVAEKVLTKLDATVDQVRTGKPTEPAKPITVEPTEPTAETSVIEPPTTPVAVEPASPAAPTETAAVEPAAETPAAEEPAQAEASAEAAVAETPEAPPKAEAPSAPHAELVKKIAGVSPESFAAELEVGEHLTRDILNSLSRPGRDPRADFPPPLFRRGIMKLEDLRSGMELSGTVLNVVDFGAFVDIGLHDSGMVHISRLANRYVSDPHEVVSVGDVITVWVVEIDKDRRRVSLTAIEPGTEKPLPAPEAKKRVDRPERSKRPPRDKNRHGAKSQHGPHGKPKSKSFVSKSKPKPAKPISEAMKEGKEPLRSFGDLAQFLNQKEEKDKKPKGK from the coding sequence ATGGAAAGCACAGTCTCGTCCGACCTCAACATCGTGGCTCGCGAACTGGGGCTGCCGGTTGAACAAGTTCAACGTACCGTCGAATTGCTGGATGATGGGAACACGGTTCCTTTCATTACGCGATACCGAAAAGACGAAACCGGCGGCTTAGATGAAGAGCAGATCCGCAAGGTCCAAGCCCGAACTGCCGCCCTTCGCCAGTTGGAAGAGCGCAAGCAGACGATCCTGAAGTCGATCGAGTCGCAAGGAAAGCTGACCGACAAGCTCGCCGACAAGATTCAGAAGGCGCCGACCACTAAGCTGCTGGAAGACCTCTATCTTCCCTTCAAGCCCAAGAAACAATCGCTGGCCACGCAAGCGCGACAGCGCGGTCTCGAACCGCTGGCCAATGAAGTGCTGGAAGGTAAATTAGCCGCCGCCGATCTCGAAACCCGGGCAGCCGCCTTCGTAAACGCCGAGCAAGAGCTGGCCGACGTCTCCGCCGTTCTGCAAGGAGTGCGTTACATCCTGGCCGAGGAGTTCGCCGAAAACGCTATCCTCCGCGGACGCTTGCGCAAGTTCATGTGGAAGACCGGCTCGCTGGTCACCCTTCGAATCGAACAGTCGGCTGAGACCTCTAGCTCAAAATCTCCAGCGAGCGACGACGGCGATTCGGGCGCAGACGACGACGTGAAGTCGGAAGACGCCGCCAGCGAACCCGCCGCCGAAGCGCCGCCAGCGGAAGAATCGCCGGAGCCCACCGCGGAAGAGAGTACTGCGGAAGAGAGCACTGCGGAAGCGGCGACCCCGGAAGAAACCGTCGCCACGGAACCTTCGGCCCCCGCCGAAGAGACGCCGGCTGCCGAAACTACAACCGACGAATCTCCCGCTTCCGAAACAGCTGCCCCCCCCACACAATCTGCAGCGACGATCGATCCCAAGCGTCGCGCCCTGCAAGAGCAGCGCCGCGACAAGCGCCGCAAGCAGAAAGACCGTGAACGCAGCAAGAAAGAAAAAGCGTTCAAGGACTACTACGATTTTCGCGAGCCGATCTCCAAGATCCCGCATCATCGCGTCTTGGCGATCAACCGCGGCGATCGCACCCGATTCATTCGCGTGAAGATCGATTGCGACTGGGATCGCCTGAACGCGCTGGCCGAAGAGACCGCGATTCCGGCCGATCACCCGCAAGTCGAGTTCCTGAAGCCCTGTTTGCGCGATGGTCTGCAGCGTTTGATGTTGCCGAGCCTGGAACGGGAAATCCGCCGCGAACTGACCGACCATGCCGAAGGGCACGCGGTCGACGTCTTTGCGTGCAACCTTCGCAAGCTCCTGCTGCAACCGCCGGTTCATGGACGCCGCGTCTTAGCGGTCGATCCTGGTTTCCGCAGCGGTTGCAAACTGGTGGCGCTCGATCAATTCGGCACGATTCTGGAACAAGGGGTCATTCATCTGATTGGGCCGGAAGATCGCGTCGCTCGCGGTCGCCAACGGCTGATCGAGATGATTCGCCAGAACGAAGTCGACATCGTCGCGATTGGTAACGGCACCGCCTGCCGCGAGACCGAAAACCTGGTCGCGTCGATCATCTCCAAAGACATCACCGACCGCGAAGTCGTCTACGTCATCGTGAACGAGGCGGGCGCATCGGTCTATTCAACCAGCGAACTCGGTCGCGAAGAGTTCCCCGACTTCGACGCGACCGTTCGCGGCACGATCAGCATCGGCCGTCGTCTGCTCGATCCGCTGTCGGAACTGGTGAAGATCAATCCGTCGAACATTGGCGTCGGCCTGTATCAGCACGACGTCAAGTCAAAGCACTTGAAAGAGACGCTCGACAACGTCGTCGAATCGTGCGTGAACTACGTCGGCGTCGACGTGAATCAGGCCAGCCCGGCGCTACTCAGTTACGTCTCCGGCTTGAATCAGTTGACCGCCCGTCGGCTGTACGAGTACCGCCGCGAAAACGGTCCGTTCAAGTCGCGTGAAGAGTTCAAAAAGGTCGCTGGCTTCGGCGATTCGGCCTTCGTGCAGGCGGCCGGGTTCCTCAAGATCCGTGATGGCGAGAATCCGCTCGACGCCACCTGGATCCACCCCGAAAGCTACGAAGTCGCCGAGAAGGTCCTCACCAAGCTCGACGCAACCGTCGACCAGGTCCGGACCGGCAAGCCCACGGAGCCGGCCAAGCCGATTACGGTTGAACCGACCGAGCCGACGGCGGAAACGTCAGTCATCGAACCTCCCACGACGCCCGTCGCGGTGGAACCCGCTTCCCCGGCAGCGCCGACCGAAACCGCTGCCGTAGAGCCGGCGGCTGAAACGCCGGCCGCCGAAGAACCCGCCCAAGCCGAAGCGTCGGCAGAAGCGGCTGTTGCCGAGACGCCGGAAGCCCCACCGAAAGCCGAGGCGCCGTCAGCCCCCCATGCCGAATTGGTGAAGAAGATCGCCGGGGTTTCTCCCGAGTCGTTCGCCGCCGAGTTGGAAGTGGGTGAGCACCTAACCCGCGATATTTTGAATTCGCTATCGCGCCCCGGTCGTGACCCGCGCGCCGATTTCCCGCCGCCGCTATTCCGTCGCGGCATCATGAAACTGGAAGACCTCCGCAGTGGGATGGAACTATCGGGAACCGTCCTTAACGTGGTCGACTTCGGCGCGTTCGTCGACATCGGCTTACATGACAGCGGAATGGTGCACATTAGCCGCCTGGCGAATCGCTACGTCAGCGACCCGCACGAAGTGGTCAGCGTCGGCGACGTCATCACCGTCTGGGTTGTCGAGATCGACAAAGACCGTCGTCGCGTTTCGTTAACCGCGATCGAGCCCGGCACCGAAAAGCCGCTCCCCGCCCCCGAGGCGAAAAAGCGGGTCGATCGACCGGAACGCTCCAAACGTCCGCCGCGCGACAAGAATCGCCACGGCGCCAAATCGCAACACGGTCCGCACGGCAAGCCGAAATCGAAGTCGTTCGTCTCGAAATCGAAACCGAAGCCGGCAAAGCCGATTTCCGAGGCGATGAAAGAAGGCAAAGAGCCGCTTCGCTCGTTCGGCGACCTTGCCCAGTTCCTGAATCAGAAAGAAGAGAAAGACAAGAAGCCGAAGGGGAAGTAG
- a CDS encoding metallophosphoesterase, with translation MSVETSLADQVITRYRKAAEINLSNPCRRGNLVTLSTGGDAVDVMVTADLHGNRRNFQRILELAALDINPQRHLVLQEVCHGGPTYPHGGGCMSHLMLEDVAQLVCEYPHRIHFLLSNHELAEMVDFPILKGGKMLNLMFRAGLQEMYGNRTADVRDAYLHFLRSLPIGVKAGERLLICHSLPEKCDEKPFDANVFDRPLAEEDLSCQGDVGRMVWGRDFRQENADAFAKQTGAQYFLTGHEPSTDGFQTPNSRQVILDCCCQNGCYAILPVDDGISYGKLLAEVQRLHKPAPSPYGM, from the coding sequence ATGTCTGTTGAAACTTCTCTGGCTGACCAAGTGATCACGCGCTATCGCAAAGCGGCGGAGATCAACCTCAGCAATCCCTGCCGACGCGGAAATCTCGTGACGCTCTCGACCGGGGGGGACGCCGTGGATGTGATGGTCACCGCCGATTTGCATGGCAATCGACGCAATTTCCAGCGCATCCTCGAACTGGCGGCCCTCGACATTAACCCGCAGCGACACCTGGTTTTGCAGGAAGTTTGCCACGGCGGCCCGACCTATCCTCATGGCGGGGGCTGCATGTCGCATTTGATGTTGGAGGATGTCGCCCAGCTGGTTTGCGAATACCCGCATCGAATTCATTTCCTGCTGAGCAATCACGAACTGGCCGAGATGGTTGACTTCCCGATTCTCAAAGGGGGAAAGATGCTCAACCTGATGTTTCGGGCTGGGCTGCAAGAGATGTACGGCAATCGGACCGCGGATGTCCGCGACGCGTATCTCCATTTCCTCCGCAGCTTGCCGATCGGCGTGAAGGCGGGCGAGCGACTATTGATTTGCCATAGTCTGCCGGAGAAGTGCGACGAGAAGCCGTTTGACGCCAACGTCTTTGATCGCCCGCTGGCCGAAGAAGATCTCTCGTGCCAAGGAGACGTGGGACGCATGGTCTGGGGACGCGACTTCCGGCAGGAGAACGCCGATGCGTTTGCCAAGCAGACCGGCGCTCAGTACTTTCTGACCGGACACGAACCATCGACCGACGGCTTTCAAACGCCCAACTCGCGGCAAGTGATTCTCGATTGTTGCTGCCAGAACGGTTGCTATGCGATCCTGCCGGTTGACGACGGGATCAGCTACGGCAAATTGCTGGCCGAAGTGCAACGTCTGCACAAGCCGGCGCCTTCTCCGTACGGCATGTAA
- the rlmN gene encoding 23S rRNA (adenine(2503)-C(2))-methyltransferase RlmN: MLSSIHDDVAVESLRKRLALDPHRVRRLRNRLCKLQGSDEEALSELPTAARKAFADEILLHELTLDQRFDSQVDGASKLLFRTSDDLLLESVILRVATGRTALCISSQIGCAANCDFCATGKMGIARSLSAPQILDQVVQANQMLKPEGRKVRNIVFMGMGEPFHNVAAVNETLSKLVSPLGFDQSPRRTLVSTVGLPAAMVEFARKFPGVNLALSLHSAIQSRREEIIPLAAKYDLTELRAALQQVAEISQQSIMIEYLMLRGVNDGPQDRAALAEYLRGLPVHINLIPYNRVEAAPHLEGTAKEEREAFGAALRAEGFTVTIRYSLGADVDAACGQLVRRENRRIAAAAAQ; this comes from the coding sequence ATGTTGAGTAGCATTCATGACGACGTTGCGGTCGAGTCGCTGCGAAAACGCCTGGCGCTGGACCCCCATCGCGTGCGGCGGCTGCGGAACCGGCTCTGCAAGCTGCAAGGCTCTGATGAGGAGGCCTTGAGCGAGTTGCCGACCGCCGCGCGGAAGGCGTTCGCCGACGAAATCCTTCTGCATGAGTTGACGCTCGACCAGCGGTTCGATTCGCAGGTCGACGGCGCGTCGAAGCTGCTGTTTCGGACCAGCGATGACCTGCTGCTCGAGTCGGTGATCTTGCGCGTCGCTACCGGGCGGACCGCCTTGTGCATCTCTTCGCAGATTGGCTGTGCCGCAAATTGCGACTTTTGTGCAACCGGCAAGATGGGGATCGCCCGCAGTTTGTCGGCGCCACAGATTCTCGACCAGGTCGTGCAAGCGAACCAAATGTTGAAGCCGGAAGGCCGCAAGGTTCGCAACATCGTCTTCATGGGGATGGGAGAGCCGTTTCACAACGTCGCCGCCGTCAACGAGACGCTGTCGAAGTTGGTTTCGCCGCTTGGTTTTGATCAATCGCCGCGGCGGACGCTCGTTTCGACCGTGGGCTTGCCGGCGGCCATGGTCGAATTCGCTCGTAAGTTTCCCGGCGTCAATCTAGCGCTCAGTCTGCATAGTGCGATCCAATCGCGGCGAGAAGAGATCATTCCGTTGGCGGCCAAGTACGACCTGACAGAGTTGCGGGCCGCCCTGCAGCAGGTCGCCGAGATCAGTCAGCAGTCGATCATGATCGAGTATCTGATGCTCCGTGGTGTCAACGATGGGCCCCAGGATCGGGCCGCGCTGGCGGAGTACCTGCGAGGTCTGCCGGTGCATATCAACTTAATTCCCTACAACCGAGTTGAAGCGGCGCCTCACTTGGAGGGGACTGCGAAAGAAGAGCGGGAAGCGTTTGGCGCCGCGCTGCGGGCCGAAGGGTTTACCGTAACGATTCGCTATTCGTTGGGCGCCGACGTCGACGCTGCCTGCGGCCAACTGGTCCGGCGCGAGAATCGTCGGATCGCCGCCGCCGCCGCTCAATAA